A single region of the Mugil cephalus isolate CIBA_MC_2020 chromosome 4, CIBA_Mcephalus_1.1, whole genome shotgun sequence genome encodes:
- the nop56 gene encoding nucleolar protein 56, translated as MVLLHVLFEHAAGYALFAIKEVEEISMLLPQVEESVLNLAKFNSMVSLAAFFPFKSAQGALENMNAISEGVVHADLKLFLETNLPRSGKKKSVLGVSDAKIGAALQEEFSLSIQTGGVVAEITRGVRLHFHSLVKGLTGQAASKAQLGLGHSYSRAKVKFNVNRADNMIIQSIALLDQLDKDINTFSMRVREWYGYHFPELIKIVTDNSMYCRLAQLIGNRKELSEESLESLEEVVMDSAKAQAILDASRSSMGMDISPIDLINIERFSNRVVSLAAYRLELQEYLRSKMSQVAPNLAALIGEVVGARLISHAGSLTNLAKYPASTVQILGAEKALFRALKTRGNTPKYGLIFHSTFIGRAAAKNKGRISRYLANKCTIASRIDCFSELPTSVFGDKLREQVEERLSFYETGDVPRKNVDVMKEAVKEATDVAAEMKRKLEKKEKKRKKREKKLEELEANGETNGDAEVENGDADTPVVKKKKKKQAAEEMEEEAENGAEETPGKKKKKRKAEAEEAAATDNGAEETETPSKKKKKQKTEAVEPDETPETPVSEKKKKKKKKEAAE; from the exons ATG GTGTTGTTACACGTGTTGTTCGAGCATGCGGCAGGCTATGCGCTGTTCGCCatcaaagaggtggaggagatcaGCATGCTGCTCCCCCAG GTCGAGGAGAGTGTGCTGAACCTGGCGAAATTCAACAGCATGGTGAGCCTGGCTGCCTTCTTCCCCTTCAAGTCAGCCCAGGGTGCGCTGGAGAACATGAACGCCATCTCCGAAG GTGTGGTTCACGCTGACCTGAAGTTGTTCCTAGAGACAAATCTGCCCCGCAGCGGGAAGAAGAAATCTGTGTTGGGTGTTTCGGATGCGAAGATCGGAGCAGCTCTACAAGAAGAGTTTAGCCTTTCTATCCAGACTGGAGGAGTGGTGGCTGAAATAACCAGAG GCGTGCGTCTGCACTTCCACTCCCTGGTGAAGGGTCTGACCGGCCAGGCCGCCTCCAAGGCACAGCTGGGTCTGGGCCACAGCTACTCCAGAGCTAAAGTGAAGTTCAACGTCAACAGGGCCGACAACATGATCATCCAGTCCATCGCTCTGTTGGATCAGCTGGACAAAGACATCAATACTTTCTCCATGCGTGTGCG TGAATGGTACGGATACCACTTCCCAGAGCTGATCAAAATCGTTACCGACAACTCGATGTACTGTCGCTTGGCTCAGCTCATCGGCAACAGGAAGGAGCTGTCGGAAGAGAGCCTGGAGagcctggaggaggtggtgatggACAGCGCCAAGGCGCAGGCCATCCTGGATGCGTCTCGCTCATCTATGG GTATGGATATCTCCCCCATCGATCTGATCAACATCGAGAGGTTCTCCAATCGTGTCGTGTCTTTGGCCGCTTATCGTCTGGAGCTGCAGGAGTATCTGCGTTCAAAGATGAGCCAAGTGGCTCCAAACCTGGCAGCTTTGATTGGAGAAGTG GTCGGAGCTCGTCTCATTTCCCACGCCGGCAGTTTAACCAACCTGGCCAAGTACCCGGCGTCCACGGTTCAGATCCTGGGAGCAGAGAAGGCCCTGTTCAG AGCCCTGAAGACACGAGGCAACACCCCCAAGTACGGCCTCATCTTCCACTCGACCTTCATCGGTCGCGCAGCCGCCAAGAACAAAGGCCGCATCTCCAGATACCTGGCGAACAAGTGCACAATCGCCTCCCGTATCGACTGCTTCTCCG aACTACCCACAAGCGTGTTTGGAGACAAACTGCGCGAACAGGTGGAGGAGCGTCTGTCTTTCTACGAGACGGGCGACGTGCCACGGAAGAACGTGGATGTGATGAAAGAGGCCGTGAAAGAG GCTACTGACGTTGCAGCCGAGATGAAGCGCAAactggagaagaaggaaaagaaacgaAAGAAGCGCGAGAAGAAGTTGGAAGAACTTGAAGCAAACGGAGAAACCAACGGCGACGCCGAG GTGGAGAACGGAGACGCAGACACTCCTGtcgtgaagaagaaaaagaagaagcaggcagccgaggagatggaggaggaggcggagaaCGGAGCGGAGGAGACTCCaggcaagaagaaaaagaagcgaaaagcagaggcagaggaagcGGCTGCCACAGATAACGGAGCGGAGGAAACCGAGACTccatcaaagaagaaaaagaaacaaaaaactgagGCCGTAGAGCCAGACGAGACCCCGGAAACACCTGTCAgcgagaagaaaaagaaaaaaaagaaaaaggaggcgGCAGAGTAA
- the ubap2a gene encoding ubiquitin-associated protein 2a — translation MMSSLGSDKARGPREKALPAATHTSQPQKQIQATAEQIRLAQMIYDKNDADFEDKVNQLMEVTGKNQDECMVALHDCNEDVSRAINFLLESTSDMTSWETVGKKKPLVKEGPSESKENKENREKRGEREASKGRGTANRKGKGGSRSRQARPEENGVEVAPVDRGSDRGRRVKGGRGAGVRGRGRAPAGSRFSAQGMGTFNPADYTSESGTGTTQTEVWDAATNNSTDGTVAWRNTLEDWAAEDWSEDVSLSETKVFTSSCAPAAENHITPGQSLDLASLLQKPVGGGREPPSSSSAQSLVFTNSHHHQQPPPSRTTTSSTSYAHAALSSVLGAGFGDLGQAKRTQPSAGAQILEQLKGPGLGPLPSSQAAPPVSTQGNNTSIGRLPGLGAPVPPPASSSWDMKASESNTTSLSSQFSREFGLQPEPSLVLSQLVQRHTGPTLPLARQPSPPSQHAPPASASPAPQHTSTQAQAGPMMAAAGAKPPAPSAGLDPQGSSTPQQQRAQLKGQKRRIPPTSKIPSTAVEMPGSADVPGLNLQFGALDFGSESPLPEFGVVDNCVSAASRESTPAPAPAPPASGPGAQSQTSLYSKPLSESLGSTLSVTLPPPLSSSEPVYHSSAVALPSLAPSSLGTAAPTNPPSSSSATSTASNSVPTSSPFSTVGGSYDGTMPPHTRLGFSQNKEATGPVMNGLNGVRTSAALDTSSASSTPKPDSPSMNISTNGASAPSSHLSSALPAHSSSALSSLAQDMPSASQLNSLNSHVSNHSSVSALGSSSHTYTCVDSSNVSSLAPSTGSYTSSQPSASALHSTHNSSNSSSSISHLVNMPSMGNNMSSTVGGIVGTSGLHSAATSTTLGLGSNGATATSNLSAPRTTALLSSSTGKAPPNLSQGVPPLLPNQYIMGPGGLLPAYPQIYGYEDLHMLQSRLPMPSLQDYYGITFPGPTATLSGRDGSLANNPYSGEVTKFGRNDSTSPAPPTSLAAPQPPQGQSQGQNQAQPPQPQPQPQGQPQHHSSQQAFLPPGYSYTGLPYYPGVPGAVPSAAAFQYGPTMFVPPGGPGPASAKQHSMGLGLGNPSASPFQQQTQQQPSGYGQHTFSSGYEELTAGPAGVEYSKGYNSSSQAQAKSAAAGPGKGVSVTSSNSGVPDISGSVYNKTQSFDKQGFHAGTPPPFSLPSALGGPGPLNPGAAPGGYAPAPFLHILPHQQPHSQLLHHHLAQDGQGGPSQRGQSSSLQQKSQVNKSSYGSSPYWAN, via the exons atgatgaGCTCGCTGGGCAGCGACAAGGCCCGGGGTCCCCGGGAAAAAGCGCTGCCAGCAGCCACTCACACATCGCAACCACAGAAACAGATACAG GCAACTGCTGAGCAGATTCGGCTTGCCCAAATGATCTACGACAAGAATGATGCTGACTTTGAGGACAAAGTTAATCAG CTGATGGAAGTGACGGGGAAGAACCAGGATGAGTGCATGGTTGCTCTTCATGACTGTAATGAGGATGTTAGCAGAGCCATCAATTTCCTCCTGGAGAGCACCTCGGACATG aCATCTTGGGAAACGGTGGGAAAGAAGAAACCCCTGGTGAAGGAGGGCCCGTCAGAAAGCAAGGAGAACaaggagaacagagagaagaggggagagagggaggctaGCAAGGGCCGCGGCACTGCTAACCGCAAGGGCAAAGGGGGCAGTCGGAGCCGCCAGG CCCGTCCAGAGGAGAACGGTGTAGAGGTGGCACCGGTGGACAGAGGTTCAGATCGAGGCCGGAGGGTCAAAGGTGGCAGGG GAGCTGGAGTGCGAGGTCGAGGCAGAGCACCAGCAGGGAGCAGGTTCTCAGCTCAAGGCATGGG GACGTTCAATCCGGCTGATTATACCTCAGAGTCTGGTACGGGGACCACGCAAACGGAGGTTTGGGACGCGGCGACCAACAACAGCACAGATGGGACAG TTGCCTGGAGGAATACTTTGGAAGACTGGGCAGCTGAGGACTGGAGTGAAGATGTTAGT CTCTCAGAGACCAAAGTGTTCACTTCCTCATGTGCACCTGCTGCTGAAAACCACATCACACCTGGGCAAAG TCTGGATCTGGCCTCTCTGCTGCAGAAGCCTGTGGGCGGAGGAAGAGaaccaccctcctcctcttctgctcaGAGTCTGGTCTTCACCAACTCTCACCATCACCAGCAGCCGCCCCCCAGCCGCACCACCACCAGTAGCACAAGCTACGCACATGCTGCTTTG TCATCGGTTCTGGGCGCTGGTTTCGGGGACTTgggccaggccaagaggactcAGCCCAGCGCTGGAGCTCAGATACTGGAACAGCTGAAGGGTCCTGGCTTGGGTCCACTGCCCTCGTCCCAGGCCGCACCGCCTGTCAGCACCCAAGGAAACAACACCTCCATCGGCCGACTGCCAGGTCTGGGAGCACCTGTGCCTCCGCCCGCCTCTTCCAGCTGGGACATGAAGGCTTCAGAATCCAACACCACGTCGCTGTCTTCACAGTTCAGCC GTGAGTTTGGTCTGCAGCCAGAGCCCTCTCTTGTGCTGAGCCAGCTGGTTCAGAGGCACACGGGCCCCACATTACCGCTGGCACGTCAGCCCAGTCCTCCGTCACAACATGCGCCCCCTGCTTCAGCCTCGCCTGCCCCCCAACACACCAGCACGCAAGCGCAGGCAGGCCCCATGATGGCCGCCGCTGGTGCTAAACCTCCTGCCCCGAGTGCAGGGCTGGACCCTCAGGGCAGCAGTACACCACAACAACAGCGGGCACAGCTCAAAGGCCAGAAACGAAGGATACCTCCCACATCAAAG ATTCCATCCACAGCAGTAGAGATGCCAGGCTCGGCTGACGTCCCTGGGCTAAACCTCCAGTTTGGAGCGCTAGACTTTGGCTCAGAGTCTCCGTTACCAGAATTCGGAGTTGTGGACAATTGTGTGAGTGCAGCGTCCAGGGAGTCGACACCAGCCCCTGCCCCAGCACCGCCTGCATCGGGACCAGGAGCACAGAGCCAGACAAGCCTGTACTCCAAACCGCTCAG TGAGTCACTGGGCAGCACTCTCTCCGTCACGCTGCCCCCGCCCCTCTCCTCATCAGAGCCAGTATATCACTCCTCTGCAGTGGCGTTGCCAAGTCTCGCTCCCTCATCATTAGGGACTGCTGCCCCCACcaatcctccctcctcttcttcagcaACCTCCACTGCCTCCAACTCCGTACCCACTTCCTCTCCCTTCTCCACAGTGGGGGGAAGTTACGATGGGACCATGCCCCCTCACACACGTCTGGGCTTTTCACAGAACAAAGAGGCCACGGGGCCCGTTATG AATGGCCTGAATGGTGTTAGGACATCTGCTGCTCTGGACA CTTCCTCAGCGTCCTCCACACCAAAGCCAGATTCGCCGTCGATGAACATCAGCACCAACGGGGCCTCAGCACCTTCCTCCCACTTGTCCTCTGCCCTGCCAGCACACAGCTCCTCCGCGCTCTCCAGCCTGGCGCAGGACATGCCCTCAGCGAGCCAGCTCAACTCACTCAACAG CCACGTCAGCAATCATTCCTCAGTATCAGCTCTGGGCTCCAGCTCTCACACT TACACCTGTGTCGACAGCAGTAACGTGAGCTCTCTGGCGCCCTCGACTGGCTCCTACACGTCATCACAGCCCTCGGCCTCCGCACTCCACTCAAcccacaacagcagcaacagtagcagcagcatCAGCCACCTGGTCAACATGCCCAGCATGGGCAACAACATGAGCAGCACAGTTGGGGGCATTGTTGGCACGAGCGGACTCCACTCCGCTGCCACCAGCACGACGCTGGGACTTGGCTCCAATGGAGCTACTGCCACGTCCAACCTCTCTGCACCAAGGACCACGgccctgctctcctcctccacag GTAAGGCTCCTCCTAACCTGTCCCAGGGAGTGCCTCCTCTACTGCCCAACCAGTATATCATGGGCCCGGGAGGGCTGCTGCCCGCTTACCCA CAGATCTATGGCTATGAGGACCTCCATATGCTCCAGTCCAGACTGCCAATG CCCTCATTGCAGGATTACTATGGAATCACATTCCCCGGCCCCACGGCAACACTCTCTGGCAGAGATGGGAGCCTAGCCAACAACCCCTACTCAG GTGAAGTCACAAAGTTCGGCAGGAATGACTCCACCTCCCCGGCACCCCCCACGAGCCTGGCGGCCCCGCAGCCTCCCCAGGGCCAGAGCCAAGGACAGAACCAGGCCCAGCCTCCTCAGCCGCAGCCTCAGCCCCAGGGCCAGCCGCAGCACCACAGCAGTCAGCAGGCCTTTCTGCCGCCAGGCTACAGCTACACAGGCTTGCCTTACTACCCCGGAGTGCCCGGTGCCGTGCCCAGCGCTGCTGCCTTCCAGTATGGCCCCACCATGTTCGTTCCTCCGGGAGGCCCGGGACCAGCTTCCGCCAAGCAGCACAGCATGGGCCTCGGCCTGGGAAACCCCTCGGCTAGCCCTTTCCAGCAGCAGACGCAGCAGCAGCCCAGCGGTTACGGCCAGCACACCTTCAGCTCAG GGTATGAGGAGCTGACAGCGGGGCCAGCAGGAGTGGAATACAGCAAAGGGTACAACTCCTCCTCACAGGCACAAGCcaaatctgctgctgctgggcctGGGAAAG GTGTCTCAGTGACATCCAGCAACTCCGGAGTGCCAGACATCAGTGGAAGTGTTTACAATAAGACCCAG TCTTTTGATAAGCAGGGTTTCCATGCGgggaccccccctcccttcagTCTGCCATCAGCACTGGGGGGTCCAGGGCCTCTGAACCCCGGAGCAGCGCCTGGAGGCTATGCACCTGCCCCATTCCTCCACATCCTGCCTCACCAGCAACCACACTCACAGCTGCTGCACCACCATCTAGCTCAGGATGGACAG GGTGGTCCTAGCCAGCGTGGCCAGTCCAGCAGCCTGCAGCAGAAGAGCCAGGTCAACAAGTCGAGCTACGGTAGCTCCCCCTACTGGGCCAACTGA